The window TTTCAACCTATTTCAAGGTATTGCacaaatttatgaaaatattattttatgcaATCCTAGGGAATGAAGCCAAATTCAATAATAGGTTCTACacaaagttataaattttacaaattcaAGAATACGCCAATAGTCTAAAAATAAGGAGGATTGTGTATCCTTCAACCCAACTCTAGTAGGCTTATTGTTTTGAGAAAAAAAGTTTAAGGAGGTTCAACCCCCTTATTGTAATGGTCTACATTGTGTTACCTTATGTAATTGGTAAAAGAGTATATTATTCCTctaaataaatcaataatagAATAGTAATATATATCTCTTTCCATTATAGGATACAAATCgagttaaattattttatctttttgcTTATTTATCCTTGAAATATGTTCCTTGAACCCACGATATTCCTTGAGTTGTATTTTTGGAATTCTCCTGTTCCTTGGAATCTATTCCAAGTAGAATTAATTAGAGTACAGATGAACTCCTTTGTTTTGTTAAAGAATTGTTGCTCACTTTCAAAACTCACAAATAGAGATGTTTCAATACAAAGATAATAATTTATGTTGAACTCAAAAGTATATTATAGAAATACTAAGGGTTCGTTTCCGGtattttaaaagaagtgacttatcgCTTAAAaatagaagtgagaaataaattaataattataagttattaaagtgttcggaaaaaaagtagaagttggTAAAGAAAAACTAGCATTTTCTACTTTCAACTTCTTTCTCACCAACTTCTTAACCCCAAACAGGTCAAAGAAAAGCAGAAGTAAAGAGTTGGAGCTGACTTGTGCTACCCAAACAGGGGCTATAAGTATTCTAGTTTAAACAACTAAAAGGATTACAATGTTCACTTCTATGAATATGGGAGGATGAAAAATTGGTTGAAGTTAAGAAAAggtaatttcaattttaatcatCCACTTTctataattttggattttattaCTTGTACGAATTCATAATAGaaaaattctaataaattataaagtagGAGCACATGTgtctttaatataaattataaataagaaacTAATTAAGCAAGTGATTAGGATGGTCACTTTTCAAAATCAAGTATTAAATAATTCCTATACTATATTTTGAGAATCAATTACCcctttatgtaaaaataattatgaatgttatcaaaatataacttgtaggtatatttatatttaattgtaatCGTTGCCCCTTTTTCAAACACTCTTTGAATAAGATCTTTAATTTTTgtatccaaaattaaaaaattaaaatgatcatcatgaacacatattaattttgaaatttaaatttttactcAATCCAACTAATTTATAGGACTTTGAGCATTTCCCCAGCACATGTATATTTTTGCAGGTCATGTAGTATAACATATGGAAGCTTCACACAATATTGCAGCatataaaaattcattaatgtattataaaattaatctaatcAAAACTTTAtggaaatattattttataacaaatgACAATTTTTCACTATTATGCAATCCTAGGGAATGAAGCCAAATTCAATAATAGGTTCTACACAAAGTTATAAAGTTTACAGATTCAAGAATACGCCAATAGTCTAAAAATAAGGAGGATTGTTCACCCTTGAACCCAACTCTAGTACGCCTATTGTTTCCAGCAAAATTGTTGCAGGGACTTCCACCAATTACAAGATCAAAGCCCCCACACATATCAATTAGTTCTCTTAGCTTTTGATGGGTTAGATATTTCACATCGGAGATATGAATCAGCTTGCCCTGCTGGTTACTTCTTTTCCACCATCTGAGCATAACATCTCGACAAGCCTTTGAACACTCTACGGAGACTACAAACTTTAGGGGAATTTGGAGCTTATGTAGAGCAACTTCAGCTCCACCAATGCCAGAGAACAATGAAAGAACCTTAATGCCTTCAGGAAACAATCTCTTTAATACTGAGAGATGATATCCTACGGTGTTGACCTAAAacaatttacaaatttagaACAAAATATGCatatgaattaataaataaaattactaaTATATACTAGTTAATTTCATAAAGCATACCTGGAATGTGTTTCCAAGGCACCGATATCGAGCACTGCGGCTCAACATATCTGTGTGACCGTCTGGAAATCCCATTATTTTCTCGATCTGTTTGGGGTGGAGGGGTGCCACTTTATTGTTTCCCacccaaataaaattatatttcctgcAAACTTGAAGCACCTTTTTTCTGATGTGTGGGGGTGGTTCAGTTCCACAATTATCAAGCTCTTCACTTATCTTCTTGGTATGCTTTGGACGTCCATTATTAGTAACTATACAGTTTAGCTTGATCCTCGGATCCCATTTAGGCCAGGAAGTTTTAGTGGAAGGAAGGGCTCCAAATATGGTGGATGGAGGGGTGGGAAGAATTGGAAACCTCTTATCAATGGGAAGGTTGTGAATGTAACCTCTTTTTCTTGCCGCAGCAGAAAAATATATTGAGTCCACAAATTCGGGCTCAATATCGTAGAGGAAATTACTCATAGTTTCCCACACCCCTTTTGGTGCACGTGCTACATTCTCAAAATAGAAATATGGAGGCCCCTTCCCTCCTCCTCTTGCTGGAATATTTCTTGGGATACGTTCCCGATCCCTAGTAATCACAACATTATTAGGTTTTTGCACAACATGAGGAACTCCGAATCCTGTCATTGGCGTCCTACGGATACTTTCCCTCTTACATTTTATATTTAGGCCAACATCATTTAATCCTGCTTTGACACGATAACAATTTGTTAGACAACATGTGTAGTTCATGAAAACACTGTACCTGAAATAACATTCTAAAGTTGTATTTGACATTATTACCTTGTATAAAATGTTGTGCATCAGTTATCGGACTTTGTACACCTGCAGAGTTTGAAGAGCTAAGTAATCAACTTTATTGATGTTAAACAAGTATTGTATCTAGCATAGATACTAACCACATCTTCCAATAGCTTCAAATGCTTCACCACATGTAAATCCCATTTCTCGTAAAATTACCATGCCCTGCGAGAATGTGGACCGGTAATGATAAAAAGGTTGATTTGATTGTTAAAAAGTAGCATAAAATcacaattttaacaaatcacTTTATTATAAATGCATCTATCTTTTAATATAAAGTGTTATATGTAAACGACGAGATAAAATCTTGTTTCTTTTTATTCTCCAAACATTGTACAGTGTGTGagagaaaataaaatcattaatgAGTATAAAGTTTATAATAATTTCCAATAACTTTTGACAAACCTAAGTATAGGATGATTAATTTACTTGTACTTGAATATTTTCGCTCCATTGTTGATACCTTAACAAGTATGACTTATTGCATGATTCTTTCCACCTAATGTTGCATTTGAGTAACCTGAATAGATATTACCTCTCAAACACAAACCTTATTCACACTTGAGAGGCTGACATGATTAGATCTTATGTGAGGAAGATTAAATACATGATTAATGtatcttaattataattaacataTCTACCGTCTAAGAAGGCCACAAGAAAACAGCATATTCAACTTTAAACTTGTGATAATGTACTAATTTAGTTCGAAGACCTCTCTGAAAGACGACTCCctgaaatatattaatagtGTGTGAGGAATTCTTGTGTCCACACACTTTAAGACTATACTATGTGAAGATATTGAAGGATGGAGGTTTTATGCATTTGTTTTGTCAAAGACTAGTTATCCccctatttattttataaaatcacaGTTGAGTCCTCACAAACTATGAATGTTCACCTTCAAACTATTTTGAAATAGAAAAGTAGAATAATTCATGAAATAAGTATATTTCTTTGCATGTTACATGTGTAAATGACTGTCGATCATACTAATTAAAGCAGATTCATATCTTTGTCATAAATCTTCACATAATTGGAGATGTCAAGTTGACATAAAAAGGAAAGTGAGGCCTTAACATATAAGTAAGAGAGAATgaattgaaatttacaaaataattcaCCTTATATGTGAGAATAGTATTGAATACTGCTTCTTCATTGTATGCACCTATACAAATTCAAGACGAAAAAATGAGCTACATACCAATTTGGGGTAAAAAGACAATTCCAATTCCTTGAGGATACATAAGAGTAAGTGATAAGAGTAATTTTACCATGTTCTTCTATTGCCCTGACCACAACTTTCCAAGGATATCCCATTACTAGTAACCTGTCACACAGGCTACTCCTCATGGAACTTGCCTGGAGAAAAGACACTATACTATAAACATGTAGATCTTAAACAAAATTCACCTAATAAAATAACCAATACAAATCAGCTaaacaaattaatatcaaaTACAACATTTTCATTCCCAATCATTTCAACATTTAAactaatatcataaatataatagatTTATATTTGTTGTGTTTCGagttaaaaaaactaattacaTAAGATATACAAACACACTTACGAATTTATacacaaataaaataagatgCAAGTGGTTATGGAAATATAGTCAAATGAAAACTTAGCTGATTTATGTACCTTCCAATTGGACCGAGTAAATTTCCCAACAATGTTGAAGATCCCAATCTCATGGCTGCTGCGGCCACTAgtacttttattattttgttcacTTAATATCTGATATTTCACAATCAAACAAAACAGTTAACAGCCTATACATCTCGATTGAACATTAGTTAACAGCCTATACAGCTCGATTGAACATTGAATTATAGCTGGATGACGGATAGACTCattgaagataaaaaaaatttaaaggcACCTTTTTTGAAGGCCATGAACTATTGTTAGGGTTCGCCATCTTAAAAGCTGCGGCGGTAGTACTAGACGGCGGCTCTTAGTTATATGTAAGAGAGAAAGGTGATTGTAAGTTGCTATTTCATTTCtttaccaatatatatatagaaaaaccTCTATGTCAGCCCAGGCCCACAAGTTTATATCATTTCAATAAATGGGCTTCTTTCTTAcaatatgaattaaatttttagtgTGGTATGTAACTGTATAAATTTTATCAatagtaaataattattaatacaaCAACAGTTGTAATGATAAAAAATCGAGAAGAATGAGCttctaatatatatttggaACACTttattaatacttgttaaaaaataagaatagattttcatatgtaaaatatatttattataattaattttatatttgtttttagtagttatagaatattttaattataaattatatcaattgcttttatcaatatatatataaaccaaacattaaattatatttttaacaaccAATTGAAACGTTGTAAGAGAAAATTAGGCAAATATCTTTCACTTGTTTCAACCTATTTCAAGGTATTGCacaaatttatgaaaatattattttatgcaATCCTAGGGAATGAAGCCAAATTCAATAATAGGTTCTACacaaagttataaattttacaaattcaAGAATACGCCAATAGTCTAAAAATAAGGAGGATTGTGTATCCTTCAACCCAACTCTAGTAGGCTTATTGTTTTGAGAAAAAAAGTTTAAGGAGGTTCAACCCCCTTATTGTAATGGTCTACATTGTGTTACCTTATGTAATTGGTAAAAGAGTATATTATTCCTctaaataaatcaataatagaataataatatatatctctTTCCATTATAGGATACAAATCgagttaaattattttatctttttgcTTATTTATCCTTGAAATATGTTCCTTGAACCCACGATATTCCTTGAGTTGTATTTTTGGAATTCTCCTGTTCCTTGGAATCTATTCCAAGTAGAATTAATTAGAGTACAGATGAACTCCTTTGTTTTGTTAAAGAATTGTTGCTCACTTTCAAAACTCACAAATAGAGATGTTTCAATACAAAGATAATAATTTATGTTGAACTCAAAAGTATATTATAGAAATACTAAGTGTTCGTTTCCGGtattttaaaagaagtgacttatcgCTTAAAaatagaagtgagaaataaattattaataattataagttattaaagtgttcggaaaaaaaagtagaagttggTAAAGAAAAACTAGCATTTTCTACTTTCAACTTCTTTCTCACCAACTTCTTAACCCCAAACAGGTCAAAGAAAAGCAGAAGTAAAGAGTTGGAGCTGACTTGTGCTACCCAAACAGGGGCTATAAGTATTCTAGTTTAAACAACTAAAACGATTACAATGTTCACTTCTATGAATATGGGAGGATGAAAAATTGGTTGAAGTTAAGAAAAggtaatttcaattttaatcatCCACTTTctataattttggattttattaCTTGTACGAATTCATAATAGACaaattctaataaattataaagtagGAGCACATGTgtctttaatataaattataaataagaaacTAATTAAGCAAGTGATTAGGATGGTCACTTTTCAAAATCAAGTATTAAATAATTCCTATACTATATTTTGAGAATCAATTACCcctttatgtaaaaataattatgaatgttatcaaaatataacttgtaggtatatttatatttaattgtaatCGTTGCCCGTTTTTCAAACACTCTTTGAATAAGATCTTTAATTTTTgtatccaaaattaaaaaattaaaatgatcatcatgaacacatattaattttgaaatttaaatttttactcAATCCAACTAATTTATAGGACTTTGAGCATTTCCCCAGCACATGTATATTTTTGCAGGTCATGTAGTATAACATATGGAAGCTTCACACAATATTGCAGCatataaaaattcattaatttattataaaattaatctaatcAAAACTTTAtggaaatattattttataacaaatgACAATTTTTCACTATTATGCAATCCTAGGGAATGAAGCCAAATTCAATAATAGGTTCTGCACAAAGTTATAAAGTTTACAGATTCAAGAATACGCCAATAGTCTAAAAATAAGGAGGATTGTTCACCCTTGAACCCAACTCTAGTACGCCTATTGTTTCCAGCAAAATTGTTGCAGGGACTTCCACCAATTACAAGATCAAAGCCCCCACACATATCAATTAGTTCTCTTAGCTTTTGATGGGTTAGATATTTCACATCGGAGATATGAATCAGCTTGCCCTGCTGGTTACTTCTTTTCCACCATCTGAGCATAACATCTCGACAAGCCTTTGAACACTCTACGGAGACTACAAACTTTAGGGGAATTTGGAGCTTATGTAGGGCAACTTCAGCTCCACCAATGCCAGAGAACAATGAAAGAACCTTAATGCCTTCAGGAAACAATCTCTTTAATACTGAGAGATGATATCCTACGGTGTTGACCTAAAacaatttacaaatttagaACAAAATATGCatatgaattaataaataaaattactaaTATATACTAGTTAATTTCATAAAGCATACCTGGAATGTGTTTCCAAGGCACCGATATCGAGCACTGCGGCTCAACATATCTGTGTGACCGTCTGGAAATCCCATTATTTTCTCGATCTGTTTGGGGTGGAGGGGTGCCACTTTATTGTTTCCCacccaaataaaattatatttcctgcAAACTTGAAGCACCTTTTTTCTGATGTGTGGGGGTGGTTCAGTTCCACAATTATCAAGCTCTTCACTTATCTTCTTGGTATGCTTTGGACGTCCATTATTAGTAACTATACAGTTTAGCTTGATCCTCGGATCCCATTTAGGCCAGGAAGTTTTAGTGGAAGGAAGGGCTCCAAATATGGTGGATGGAGGGGTGGGAAGAATTGGAAACCTCTTATCAATGGGAAGGTTGTGAATGTAACCTCTTTTTCTTGCCGCCGGAGAAAAATATATTGAGTCCACAAATTCGGGCTCAATATCGTAGAGGAAATTACTCATAGTTTCCCACACCCCTTTTGGTGCACGTGCTACATTCTCAAAATAGAAATATGGAGGCCCCTTCCCTCCTCCTCTTGCTGGAATATTTCTTGGGATACGTTCCCGATCCCTAGTAATCACAACATTATTAGGTTTTTGCACAACATGAGGAACTCCGAATCCTGTCATTGGCGTCCTACGGATACTTTCACTCTTACATTTTATATTTAGGCCAACATCATTTAATCCTGCTTTGACACGATAACAATTTGTTAGACAACATGTGTAGTTCATGAAAACACTGTA of the Daucus carota subsp. sativus chromosome 4, DH1 v3.0, whole genome shotgun sequence genome contains:
- the LOC108217135 gene encoding DNA (cytosine-5)-methyltransferase DRM2-like, which codes for MANPNNSSWPSKKILSEQNNKSTSGRSSHEIGIFNIVGKFTRSNWKASSMRSSLCDRLLVMGYPWKVVVRAIEEHGAYNEEAVFNTILTYKGMVILREMGFTCGEAFEAIGRCGVQSPITDAQHFIQGLNDVGLNIKCKRESIRRTPMTGFGVPHVVQKPNNVVITRDRERIPRNIPARGGGKGPPYFYFENVARAPKGVWETMSNFLYDIEPEFVDSIYFSAAARKRGYIHNLPIDKRFPILPTPPSTIFGALPSTKTSWPKWDPRIKLNCIVTNNGRPKHTKKISEELDNCGTEPPPHIRKKVLQVCRKYNFIWVGNNKVAPLHPKQIEKIMGFPDGHTDMLSRSARYRCLGNTFQVNTVGYHLSVLKRLFPEGIKVLSLFSGIGGAEVALHKLQIPLKFVVSVECSKACRDVMLRWWKRSNQQGKLIHISDVKYLTHQKLRELIDMCGGFDLVIGGSPCNNFAGNNRRTRVGFKGEQSSLFLDYWRILESVNFITLCRTYY
- the LOC108217137 gene encoding DNA (cytosine-5)-methyltransferase DRM2-like, translated to MTGFGVPHVVQKPNNVVITRDRERIPRNIPARGGGKGPPYFYFENVARAPKGVWETMSNFLYDIEPEFVDSIYFSPAARKRGYIHNLPIDKRFPILPTPPSTIFGALPSTKTSWPKWDPRIKLNCIVTNNGRPKHTKKISEELDNCGTEPPPHIRKKVLQVCRKYNFIWVGNNKVAPLHPKQIEKIMGFPDGHTDMLSRSARYRCLGNTFQVNTVGYHLSVLKRLFPEGIKVLSLFSGIGGAEVALHKLQIPLKFVVSVECSKACRDVMLRWWKRSNQQGKLIHISDVKYLTHQKLRELIDMCGGFDLVIGGSPCNNFAGNNRRTRVGFKGEQSSLFLDYWRILESVNFITLCRTYY